The nucleotide sequence TCGCTTCGACGTGTGCGCTGTAGGAGCCGTCCGCCGTGCGGAGCATCCCCCCGCCCTCGAACGTGCCTCCCAAGGCTCCTGCCTCGCCGCTCGCCGTCAGAAGGCCGTCCTCGTAGTGCCCCTTTGCCTTCACCGCTGAAAGCGATGTGCCGTAGAGCGTTGCGGCTGAGGCTTCGCACTCTCCGTCAACCTTCCAGTCCTGCGGCGTGCCGTAAACAGAAGCGAGGACGCGCACCGGACCTTGGAAAGGGCTCTGCGCCAAGATTTTCGACGGATCAAAGGCCGCGGACTCGACGACGAAGTTGAAGCTCGGCACTTCCTCCTGCCAAGCGACCTTCCCATGAATGGACGTTTGCTGCTCTTCGGCAGAAGCACGCAAAAAGATGCGCGCCTCCTTGCCCGAAAAGACGACGAGTCCACGCGACGCCTCAACCTCCATGCCATGGACGAGCGCCTTCGCACCCGAAAGGCGCACGTCGCCCGCAAGCGAAACGTCATCCGCCTCGCGCACGAGCTTCAGCACCGTCTCGTCGACGTGCAGCGCCTGCGGCTCGATCTCGTCGGGAAGCACACCTTCGGGCAGGAATGCGATATAGTCCATCGCATTGATATTTTCCCCCTTGAGCTTCAGTTCCTGCCGCTCTTTCGAGACTTCTCCCTCGACAGCGAGCGGTGCGCCCTTGCAGCTGGCCTCAGCTTCGACGGAGACAGAAGACTTGTGCACGAAGTCAAGCTCCGCCCCGATATCTTCCAAGGCGATTTCCTTGCCCGAAACGGCAACGTTCGCCTTTCCTTCCTTCACGCTGACCTTGCCGCAAAAATCATTTCCCCCTGCTTCCTGCTGCACGAGGTCGGCGACGTTCCAGCTTCCGTCCGCGCGCTGCTGCAGGGAAAGCTCCGGCTCTATGACCGTCACATGGGAAATCGCGGCAACAGGCGAGGCGGAAAGAGCCGCAAAGAGACTCATTTCCACCTCGGCGTGCGCAGCGCGAAGAATCTCCTCTCCCGCCCTGTCCTGCACCGCGATGCCGTCAAGGGCAAGCGTATGCCAAGACTCGACCCGCACGGCGTCGATGGCGACGGGAACGCCGAGCGACTCGGACGCCTTTGCAGAAAGCGTCCTGCCAGCCTCCTCAACGTAAGCGCCCGTGCGGGCGATGTAAGCCGCCGTGCCGCAAACGAGCGCAAAAAGGAAGAGCGCGATGACGACTGCAGCGAAAACAATGCTCCCCTTCTTCATCGGCTCTTCCTCCTCGTTGTCTCTTTTTCAAGTTCTGCGGCACGAAAGGACATCGCGGCTCGATGCGCTTTACATCTCCCCCGCTGCAGCCGCTTCGGCCGCCGCATCCTTCTCTGCTGTCTTGACAGGTGCGGTCTTGACGGGTGCGCCATGCGTCACGGGAATCATCGCATCGTCCTTCGCCGTGCGGCTCTTCTGGCTCTTCTCATCGAGCAGCTTCTGCTCGACAGCCATCTTCTCCGCTGCCTCATCCGTATGGTAGAGCGCCGTCTCAGCCTGCTCCTTCGCCGCCTTATAATACTTGGCATCGACTTTCTCACGGTAGGAAACGGTGTCGAGATCGACGGGCAGACCCATGGCTCGGTCCAGCGCCGCCTTGCTGAGGTTGTAGTTGTAGAGCGCATCGTAGTAATTCGTCTGCGCCGCGACGAGCTTTTCGTCGGCGTCCGTCACGTCGAGGTTCGTGCCGACACCCGCCGTGTAGCGCACCTGCGCAATCTTGAAGTCCTCGACGGCATGCTCGACGGCGACGCTCGTCGTCTTGATGTTCTTCTCCGCCGCCAGAAGACTCAGGTACGCCGTCTGCACGTCGAGCGCAATCTGCTCGCGCGTGTCCTCCGCCGCCTGCTGCAGCTTGTGCACCGCCGCACGCTTCTGGTTCACCTGCGCCTGCGTCACGTTGTTGTCAAAGGCCGCCCAGTTCGCCTGTATGCCGATCGACCAAGTGTCCGCCGAATCCGTGTTGTTGGAAAAGAGGCTGTCGCCGCCGACCGTGCGGGATGCCGCTGCGCTGACCTGCGGCAGCGAAGCGCCGCGCGTCGCCTCCATGGCAGCGTTCGCCTGACGCACGGCATAGTCCGCCGCAATGCCGTCCGCACGGTGCGCGAGCGCGTACTCCGTGCAATCCTCAAGGCTCAGATCATACTTTCTGTAGGCGAGTTCATCCGCCAACGAGAGCTTCGTACCCGTCGGCAAGCCGATGATCTTGTTGAGTTCGGCGATGGCGACGTCGTAGTTGTTCGTCACGTTCACGAGACTCTGCTCAGCGTTCGCGAGCGAGACCTGGGATGCGAGTACATCGGAACGCGCGACCGTGCCCACCTTGTACTGCGCGTTGACATTTGCCAGATGACTCTTCAAATTGGCGACGGACATCTCGCCGACCTTGATGAGATTGCGGTATTCGAGCGCCTTGAAATATTGTCCCGTCGTCTGATACCGCACCGCCTGCTTCGTGCCTTCGAGCGCGAGATCGGCATTGTTCACGCCGTAGCGCGCCGCCTCGATGCCGTGCTCGATGCTGCCGCCCGTGTAGAGCGGGAAGGAAAGCGCCGCGCTGCTCCGAAAAGCATAGTCGTGGTCATACATCTTGTATGCCTTGCCGCCGACGCGGTTGCCCTGCGTCGAGAGCGTGAGTTTCGGGCCTGCCGTGCGGCGCGCCTCATGGTATGCCCAGTCCGCCGCATCCACATCGGTCACGGACGACTTGATCGAGCGATTGTTCTCAAGCGCCAGTTCCACGCTCTCGGAGAGTGCGAGAGAGCGCGTCTCCGCTGCGGACGCAGATGCGAAGCTCAGGGAGAAAAGCCCGCCCGCGACGAGCGCCGCAAGCTTCTTGGAAAAATATTTTGACTGCTTCACAATGATTCCTCCTAAAATGACTGGTGCAGACCGAAGTAGGCGGCGCGCCGCTCGCTGCGGTTGAGATCTTTGAGTTGACCCATCAAATACGTATCTTCACGCAGACGGTACTTGGCGGAAAGGCGCAGCCGGAAATCGTCGGGGTCGTAGGCGTCGGCGGAGAAGAGCCAGCGATTTCCAACATTCGCATCAAGACCGACGCCCGGCTCGCCCGCGATGAGTCCCGCGCGTGCGCCGAGTCTGCCCTTCGTGCGGCCGACCTCAAGATTCAAATCGTTCCCCTCGCCGATGTCCTCGACGCCGACGCGCAGGAAGCGATCGGGCCTGTCCTCCTTGGAAACGTCGACGTTGAAGTTCGTGATCCAGTCGCGATTCTTGCCGCTGTAGAGAATGTCAACCGAAGGCTGCGTTTCTATGCTGCTTAAGTTATCGAGCGTGTCGTTCGCCTTCTCTGTGACGGCGCGCGCCTGATGGATCGTCGCCTTGAGATCTTCGCGCACCGTGGGATCGCCCGTGATGTCGTGCAGTTCCTCCGCCACCTGCCGGATGTTCTCGCTCGCCCTGGCGACGTTCAGCAGTGTCAGACGAAGATTTGCAGCCGTCGCGCCGCCGTCAGAGACATCTGCCGCCATCTGGCGCACCGTCTCCGTCGTCGCGGAAAGGTTCGCGAGGATTATCTGCATCTCCTCCATCATCGCGTGCATATTGCCCTCGTTCTGCAGCGCAACGCGCCCGAGCACAGCCGTGAGGTCGCGGATGTGCGCCGTGACCTCGCGCACATTTTCCGCCGATCCGAGGACGGATTCCTTCATGCGCGGATTGCCGAGGATGTCGTTCAACGAACCGAGGAGGTCATGCACGTCGGCCACCGCCTCGCTCACATTCTCAAGCACGGAATCGACGCTCGTCTCATCCGTGCCGATGACGAAGTCGCCGTCCTTCAAGTAATCCGTACTCTTCGATCCAGCCGGCGAGATGAGGACGAACTTGTCGCCGAGGACGCTGTTCGCCGCGAGAGAGATTCGCGCATCGCGCGGGATCTGAATGTCGGGATGGACGGAGAGCGTCACGCGCACGCCCGTCCCCTCCGGCTCAATGGCCTTGACCTTGCCCGCGAGCACGCCCGCATAGCGCACGTCCGCTTCCGGGGCAAGCCCCACGACCTGCGTGAATCCTACATAAATCGTATAATTGCGGCTCGTCGAAAAAGAAAATCCCTGAAGCTGCAGGAGCACTGCCGTCAAAATCGCGATGCCGAGAAGCGTGAACGCTCCCACCTTCGCTTCCGTCGTCATAAACTCGCCTCCTTCTCTTCCGTCTCCACCGCGCGAAAAAACGCGCGGACGCGCGGATCTTCGAGCTTTCTGAACCCTTCGACCGTATCGAGCGCTATGAGCGATCCCTTGTGCAGCATGGCGATGCGGTCGGCGATGCGGCAGGCGCTCGCCATGTCATGCGTCACGACGACGCTCGTCACGCCAAGATTCCTCTGCGTCTCGATGATGAGGTCGTCGATCTTCGCCGACGTCAGGGGATCGAGTCCCGAACTCGGCTCATCGTAGAGGATGATGGACGGGTCGATGGCGATGGCGCGCGCCAAGCTCACGCGCTTCTTCATGCCGCCCGACAATTCCCCCGGCATCATGCGCTCGCTGCCGTCAAGGCCGACGAGATGCAGCTTCTCGCGCACAATGCGCACGATCTCCGCCTCCTTGAGACGCTTGTGCTCGCGAAGCCCGAAGGCGACGTTCTCCCCTACGGTCATGGAGTCGAAGAGCGCCGAATACTGGAAGACCATGCCCATCCTCAGGCGCACCCGGTCAAGCTCGTTTTCCGTCATCTGTGAGATTTCGGCGTCATCGATCCAGATCCTGCCCGAGGTCGGGCGGATCAGCCCGATGATGAGCCGGAGAAGCGTACTCTTGCCCGAACCCGAGCCGCCGATGACGGCGAGCGTCTCACCGTCTTTGACGCAGAGATCGAGAGGGTGCAGCACCTCATGGGAAGCGAAGCTCTTCGTCACACCTTCCAGCCGTATCATATCTTCCACCTCAGCCCGTCAATAAAGCAAGAACGACAGGAACACATTCAAAAAGAAAATGCAGACGATCGCCGCCACGACGCTCTTCGTCGTGGCGCGTCCCACGCCCTCCGCCCCCTCGGGCGCATGAAGCCCGTACCATGCGCCGAGGACGGCGATGACGATGCCGAACACCGCCGCCTTGATGAGTCCGCCCGTGACGTCGTGCGGCACGGCAAAGACGTGGATGGAGTTCGTGAAGGTATAGGAGGCAATGCCCGCATAGTGCACAGCGACAAACCAGCCGCCGAAGACGCCGATAACGTCACCGAAGATCGTCAGGAGCGGCACCATGCACATGCACGCGATCATGCGAGGCACGACGAGGTAGCCGATGGGACTCGTCGCCATGACGCGCAGGGCGTCGATCTGCTCCGTGACCTTCATCGTGCTGATCTCCGCCGTGATGGCAGACCCCACGCGCCCTGCACAGACGACGCCGACGAGCACGGGGCCAAGCTCGCGCCCGATGGCGATGGCTATGACGCCGCCGATCGTCGACTGCGCGCCGAAGCGTATGAACTCATGCGCGACCTGCAGCGTCATGACCATGCCCGTGAAAAGCATCGTCAAGGAGACGATGGCGAACGAGTCGACGCCGAGATGCGACATCTGCGCGAAGATGTGTCGGAAGCGCAAGGGGCGGCACATCTCTTTGACGGCAGCGGCAAGGAGCAAAATAACGGAGCCGACCCACTCGAATCTTTCGAGCACGAACGAACCGATTTTCTCCAACAGCCGCATCATCATCTCTTATCCTCTTCCTCAATCAGCAATGAAGTATGGATCACATTGTCTATGACATAGCCCGTCTCGAACTTCGCCTCAAAGGGATTGCCCTGCTTCTTCGCTTTCTGCCCGAGGAGGTCAATGCGCTTCTCCTGTTTCTTCCGCGGTGCGCTCTCCTGCTTCTTCAGACGCTTCTTCGCTTCCTTCTTCTCCTCCGCCGAAAGGGGCAGTTTCGGCGCGATCGCAGGCGCTACGATGATCTCATTGTTCCTGCCGAGCTGCAGGAACTGCTTGAGCTTGTCCGCCGTCGTCTGCGTCTTGTCCTCCTCGGCGCTCGTATCGATGCCGAGCGCGTTCTGCAAAAGAGCCGCCGTCACGGGGATGAAACTGCCGCCGCGCACATCGAGACTCAGGACGCCCGGCGCTTGGCTCTCCGGCACATGGTAGGGAATCAGCAGCTCTTCCTTCTCCCTGCGGAAGGGCTTGATCGTCGTGCGGAAGTTCACCGTCTCCCCCGGCTTTGCCGATGGCTTTTCGGGCACAGCGGAAATCAAAGAGGCCGTCTTGCGCGTACTCTCCATCTCGATGTCGACGTCAATCGAAGTCACGTCGGCTTCCTTCTCCGTATTCTGACAGAGGAGCGTCATGACCTGCGCCAACTCGCCCACCGAAGCCTGTCCAACATCCGAGGCCGTATAGTACATGTTCGAGCGCTCGATTTTGCCATCCTCGCCCGCCGTCGTGCGAATCGTGAACTTGAGGTTCGCCGTCGCCTCGCCGATCGTATCCGACGTCTTTCCCATCGCCGCGTAAGCGATGCCAGGCACGAGAATCGGCAGAAAATCCTCGTCGTAGGCGATCTGCGCCGCAAACTTTCTGTCGTAGCCGAGCGACGTGTCCTTCACGCGCACGCGCATCGGCACACTCTCGGGAAACGCGCCGATGATGCCGGCGACGCCCGCCTCTCGATCCTGATTGATGCGCCCGATGATGTTGCCGATGCTCGCAATCTTCATGCCGTCCGTCGGACCGCTGATCGTGCCGACGACCTTAGCGTCCGTCATGAAGTAGTTGACATTCCCCTTGTGCAGGAACGGATGCCCAAAGGCGAGCACGCGCTTTCCATCGACCGCCGTCACCGTTCCCGTCGCTCCGACGGAAAAATCGCCGTAGGAGACGGCGACGCCGACGGCGCTCCCGGGCGCGAGAGCCGCATCATAGACGACATGCGCACCTGGCGTCGGCGTGCCGAAGGCCGGCATCTCGCCCGCCTTGAACCCGAGGGCGGAAAGCTTCTCCTCCATATAGGCGGAGCCGCTTCTGCCGAATCCTGCGAGATAGAGCGCCGATTTCGCCTGCGTCTCGTGCTTCTTCGCTGCTGGCTTCGCGCCTTCTTCAGCGATGGGCTTCTTCTCCGCCGGTTTCTTTGATGCCCCTGCCGGTTCTTTCGTCTCCTTCGCCGGCTCTTTCATCGCCTCGGCGGGTTGCTTCTCTACCTCAGCAGAATTTCCCTTCGCCTTGGAAGGCTTCTTCCTCGCTTCTTCGGGTTTTTCGCTTTCCGCTGCAGGCTTCTTCTCCGCTTCTGCAGGCTTTTTCTTTTCTCCCGCAGGCTTCTTTTCTGCCTTTGCAGAGTCTCCCTGCTCAGCCGCAGGTTTCTTCTCTGCTTTTTCCTTCTTTTCTTCTGCAGCCGCGGGCTTCTTCTCTGCCTTTTCCATCTTTGCCTCAGCTGCTGCAGGCTTTTCCTTCTCCGCTTTCTTTCTCTTTTCGGGGTCTTTTCCCTGCTTTTCTGCCGGCTTCTTGTCGGGCTTTTCTGCCGTTTCCTCGGCTAGCTCCGGCAATTCTTCCTTTTCGAGTTTGGCGCGCTTTCCTGCCGCCTGCTCCGCCCCGCCTGTGCCGCCTTCGCCAGCGCCTTCACCGACGTCCTCGCCCGTGCCTTCGCCCATCGGCTCATCGGCGTCCGCTGCCTTTTCCTTTTTTTCCTTCTTCAGATGAACCGCCTTGTAGTCGGGCATATCCCAGATCGGCAGCATCTCATCGATCGGTGTGATGAAGAACGTATAGAGGCTCATTCCCTTAATGCCCGCTGAAAGCGCGCCGACGAGCGCCCCATCCACATAGACGGGGCTGCCGCTCATGCCCTGCAGCGTGCCGCCCGTGCGCTCGACGACAGGGCCTGACGCCTTCGCCATGATGCGATTCGTCGAAGAGCCTTCCTCGTACGTGCCGACGACATCGACATGGAACGGCACGATCTCGCCCGACTCGTCGACCACGGTGTACGCCGTTCCCTCCATACCCGGGTATACCTCCGAAAGCGGCAGCGTCGGCGGCAGGGAAGCCGCTGTCGCCACCCCCATGGAAAGAGACAGAGACAGACCGAGCGCGAGCATCTTCTTTTTGAAATTACGCAAATATATCACCTCGTACAGATTGGAGAGCGGCACAAAAGAGGGAGTCTTCCCTCGCAGTCATTCATCCTGTTTCTTCAAGCGCGCGACGACCTGTCCCGCAGTGATGTCATCGCCGACGGAGACGAGCATCTCGCTCACACTGCAGTCCTCCTCGGCACGCGCCGCCGCGACCTCTCCCGTCAATGTGCGCACGCGCACGATCTCCGCACCCGCCGCAAGCGCGCTTCCCGGCTCAGCCCGCCATGTGACCGTACCGGCAATGCCGGACTTCACGTCCACTGCCGCCTCTGCCGTCAGCGCATGGACAGCAAATATCATAATGCCAAGGAAAAGGCCAAACATCAGTGCTTTTTTCATCTGCATCCCCTCCATTATAGCGGATTCTTTCCTATGTGCCAACAGAAACTCGGAAAAATGCCGTGTCAGTGCGGCAAGAGGGCAAGCGCCGAGCCGACGGCACGCTCCTGCCCGTCGGACGGACTGTTTTCAAGTTCACCGCCGACGACGAGCGCACTCGAACCGCCGCCGTCGAAGTTGATCGCCTGCACAGCGCCGAACTGCAGCATGAACTCCGCCATCTCCTGCAGCGTGCAGCCAATGCTGTGCGGCTGGCGTCCGTCGACGACGGCGAGCAGGTAATGCCCCTCCGCCGTCACGCCGAACGCCGTGCGCGGCGCACGTCCGCGTGCGATGTCGGGAGGAAATTCCTCCTCCGTCGCCGTCACATGAGCGATGCCGTCCTTGACAAGCATCGGGCCTGCGCCAATGACTGTCGGCAGGCTCTCCCAAGGTGCACCGATCGTCTCCGCTACACGCACAGCATCGCCGACCTTCACTTGGGAGAAGGCGTCCTTCGCCTTGCCGTGCACCGAGATGACGAGTCCATCTTTCGGAATTGGGCTGTCCGACGAGTTGACGGCAGCAACCCTGCCGCCTCGGACGATGTACTCCTGTCCGTATTCATTCGTGCGCGTCGTCGATCCATAGTAATGATTGTAAATCACGAGACTGTCCTCGCCGCGCTCCGCATCGACGCCGCCCACGGGCCAGCTTCTCTTGCCGAGCGTCACCGTTCCGCTGTAATCGACAGGGCCGAAATATGCCCTGCCGTCAGCGGCAAACCCCACAGCACTGCGCCGAAAGTACGTCGTACCGACGATCGTGCCGTCCATTTTCAAAAGGCCAAGGATCTCGCCGTTCGGTGCGAAGTAGGACGCATTGATCGCCGCGTCGGCTCCTGCCATATCCGACATCGCACTGACCGAAGCGCGTCCCGGCACAGCCCCCTTGGCGAGCACAGGCACGGCGCGATAGCGGGCGGGATCGGCCTCCAGCACCCATCCCGTCAGACGGCCGCGAGCGTCGAGCCGCTTGAGCGTCGAGAGTTTCAAACCGGGCGCAGGCGTCTCCTCGGAAACGACCTCATATTCCTTCTGCACATCGATGAAGATGCGCGTCGGATTCGCCAGCGTCTTGACTTCGTAAGATGCCGGCGCTGCAAGATCGATGACGACCTTGACGCCCTGCGGTACGGCCGATACGCGCACGCTCTCGACCATGCTGCCCGAAATCTCTGGTTGCACGGCCTGACTGTGTGCGCCCGCAAGGGAAAGCACGATCCTCTGTCCGTCATTTTCCGTATGAACTTCGTAGGCGGGCAGCGTCGTCAAGTCGAAGACGACGCGCTCACGCTCGTCACTCGTGCCAAAGCGCACGCCCGTCAGAGTCTTCGCTGCTTGCTGCTGCACCTGCACACGAGCCTGCGTCTGCGGCAGTGCCGCAAAAGAAACGGCATCCGTCCCCAAGGCCACCGCCAGAGCCAAAGCCAGACTCAGCGCCGTCTTCCTCATACTCTCGCCATCCTCTCAAAATCCATCTAGTGAAGACTATTATAGCACGGATCCAAGCGAATCGGTGGAAAATCTTTGACTGAAAATCCTTTAACGAAGGAACAGAACATGCGCCGCATCACGCGCACACAAAACAGGCACCCTTCCATCATCGGAAGGATGCCTGTTGTTTTTCGCAATATTTTTCTGCCTGCCCTCAATCGCGCTTCCGGTTCATCCACTCGGGGATGTCGAAGTTGCTGAAGCTCGGCGCTTTTGGCAACGGCGTGTCGGCCTGGGGGACGGGCTTTGCGCCGGGCTGCGCGGGCTTTCCTGGGACGGCCGTCGCAGCGGGACGCTGTATGCCTACCGTATCATTGTCGAAGCCTGTCGCGATGACGGTCACGCGCACGGTGTCGCCGAGCGTTTCGTCGAGGGACGCGCCGAAGATGATGTTCGCATCGACGTTGACGGCCTCCTGAATCGTCGACGAGGCTTCGTTGACCTCGTACATGCTGAGGTTCTCCGCCGAGCTGGAGATGTTGAGGAGAACGCCGTGCGCCCCTTCGATGCTCGTCTCCAAGAGCGGCGACTCGATCGCGTACTTGGCGGCGGTGACGGCGGCGTTCTCGCCCGTCGCCTCGCCGATACCCATGAGCGCCGAGCCTGCATTGCTCATGATGGACTTGACGTCGGCGAAGTCGAGGTTGATTAGTCCCGGCACGGCGATGAGGTCGGAAATGCCCTTGACGCCCTGGCGCAGGACATCGTCGGCGAAGCTGAACGCATCCGTGATCGAGGTCTTCTTGTCGACGACCTGCAGCAGGCGGTCGTTCGGAATCGTGATGATCGTGTCGACGTGCTGCTGCAGCTTCGCGATGCCCGCCTCCGCCTTCTTCTGGCGCAGACGTCCTTCAAACGTGAAGGGGCGCGTGACGACGCCGACGGTCAGAGCGCCGATCTCACGCGCACACTCGGCGACGACGGGCGCCGCTCCCGTGCCCGTGCCGCCGCCCATGCCAGCCGTCACGAAGACCATGTCCGCGCCCTGCAGCGACTGCAGGATGTCATCGCGGCTCTCTTCCGCCGCCTGTTCACCGATCTCGGGACGCGCACCCGCGCCAAGGCCGCGCGTAAGTTTCTCGCCGATCTGGATGCGTTTCGGCGCCATCGCGTGCAAAAGAGCCTGCGCGTCCGTGTTGACAGCGATGAACTCCACGCCCTGCAATCCCGCTGAAATCATGCGGTTCACAGCATTGCTGCCGCCGCCGCCCACGCCAATGACCTTGATCTTGGCGAACTGGTCCAAACCCATATCATCCAATTCAAACACGATAGCAACCCCCAAAATATAGCATAGTCCGCCTTTCGTCCCACTAGAAGGAGTACGGCAGTCGTCCTCAAAAGTTTCCCTACCATTCTATCATTATTTTAATACGTGCGCCATAAAAAAATTATGAAAATGCTTGCTTTTTTCTCTTTTTGCCGCTCTAATTATGCTTTTCAAAGAAATGACGGCGCAGAATCGCCAGATTCTGGAAGACACGCAAGCCAAACGCCAGAAGCGCCACATAGTAAAGGTCGATGCCGAGGCGGTCGCCGATGTAGACGAGAAACGCCGCCATGAGGGCGTTCATAAAGAAGCCCGAGATGAATACGGCATTGTCGAAGTGGTTTTCCGATGCCGCCCGAAGGCCGCCGAAAACGGAATCAAGCGAGGCGAGCAGGGCGACGGAAGAGAGCTTCGCGTAGGCGAGCGGCACGGTGATCGGCGAGAGCATGCCGACGGCAACGCCGACGAGAAGTCCGAGAACGGGCAGGATCATCTTGACCCCTCCTTTTCATCCGAAAGCGCTTCGATGGCTTTCGCGTACTTGAACGACGCCGCGCCCTTGTAGGCTGGCACCTCGACATGCTCTTCCTTCTTCACGTCAATCTGTATGCCCCAGACCTTCAGCGTGTCCTCAACGCCGCCGCGCATCTTGATCGACTTCTCCAAACTCTCGGGGTCGCCGATGGCATGAATCTTGTAGGGCGGTGCCGAACGCACATTGTTGACGGAGAGCGTCGGCCCCGCGCAGCGGATCTCCGACGTTCCCGTGAGCCTCTGCCCGTTGATGGACACGGCTTCTGCGCCTGCGGCGCGCAGTTCGTTGATGACGCGCAGGAGATCGTCGTCATGAATGAGGTAGAGGTTCGGATTCTCGCCCGCCTTCGACGTCGCCTTGCTGTCGTCGAGCGTGACGATGACGCCCGGTCCCGCAAGCGCCGTGAAGCCGCCCTTCATGCGTTGGTAATCGTTGCTCGGCCCCTCTGACGCTGCGTCCTTCGTATCCTTCAGCTCTTCCTGCAGACGATCGCGCTCCTTCTCCGTCTCCAAAAGACGCGTGGCAAGTTCCTCCACGCGCTGCTGCGATACGGACTGGCGCATGTCCTCCGTCGCGCGGAACTGCACGGCGAGCATGAAGCCCAAGACCATGCAGACAAAGGCGATGGACCACCGCCCCTGCTTGAAATTGATCATAAAATGCCTCCCGAGCTGTTGCTGAAATGAGATAATAAAGGAATTATAACGCAAACTCAAATTTTCTTCCACTATTGCTTGAGCTTGATGAACGGCGCCGTATACTTGAAGTCGACGTACTCGACGGGGCGCTGCTTGACCTCCTGATCGACGATGAAGCTGTCCGTCAGATGCGCCTTTTCTTCCAAGCGGTCGAGCGCACCGAGGCGGATCTGCACGCCGCCCGTCGTGTACGCCATGACGTCGTCCGGCTTCTTCAGCGACACCTCGGAGATCTGCGCATTCGTCTCAGGCTTCAGGGCATTGAGATAGACGAGCGCCGCCTTGAGATTTTCATCCGTCGTTTTGTCGCCGATGTAGATGTCCTTGAGCTTGATGCCCGTGACCATGGGAATCGCCATCTTTTTCAGCGTCTTGTAGGCGTCGATGACCGTGCCTTCGCGGTCGAGATCGACGTAGCCGAAATCGCAGTCGACGGTGGCGACGGGGCGGCGCTCGACGATCTGAATCTCAAGCGTCGAGGGCAAAGAGCGGCGCACACTCGCCTGCTCGACGCGCAGATCCTTCATCAGGAGCTGCGCCATCTCCGCCGTCTTCACCTGGAAGAGCGGCACGCCCGGATAGACGCCGGCGACGCGGCGGATGTCATCGGCTGGCATGTAGTGGTTGCCGATGATGTGCACATCGCGCACGGAAAAGAGCGGCGAGTAGACGGCGACGGCGAGGAGAGCGCCCGAGACGACGAGGAACAGGAATCCCTTGAGGACGCGGCGCGGGCTGCGGCGGCGCACGATATGCGTCTCGCCCGGCAATGCGCCGGGCTCGGTAAAGCCGAGATTCTCCTGCCTTTCCTCTGCCATCGTCCCGCCTCCTTTCCGTATCCCGTACCTTCGCTCATTTCTTACTTCTCGTACCCTGCCATTTCCAAAATCCTTTCGCAGAGTTCGGGGAACTCGACGCCCATGGCGCGTCCCGCATCGGGCACGAGCGAGGTCTCCGTCATGCCGGGCATCGAGTTGATCTCGATCACATAGGGCGTCATATCCTCGCCGAGCATCATGTCGGCACGCGCCACGCCGCGGCAGCCACAGGCGCGGAAAGCGTCGACGGCGAGCTGCTGCACACGCTCCGTCACATCTAAAGGAATGCGTGCGGGAATGATGTGCGTCGACGCGCCCTTCGTGTACTTGCTCGCGTAGTCGTAGCGTCCCGAAACGGTCGTGATCTCAATGACGGGAAAGGCCTGTGCTTCTCTCGCATCACCCCAGACGGCGACGGTCAGCTCCTTGCCGCGAATGAACTCCTCGACGAGCACTTCCTCGTCGT is from Selenomonas sputigena ATCC 35185 and encodes:
- a CDS encoding TolC family protein, with amino-acid sequence MKQSKYFSKKLAALVAGGLFSLSFASASAAETRSLALSESVELALENNRSIKSSVTDVDAADWAYHEARRTAGPKLTLSTQGNRVGGKAYKMYDHDYAFRSSAALSFPLYTGGSIEHGIEAARYGVNNADLALEGTKQAVRYQTTGQYFKALEYRNLIKVGEMSVANLKSHLANVNAQYKVGTVARSDVLASQVSLANAEQSLVNVTNNYDVAIAELNKIIGLPTGTKLSLADELAYRKYDLSLEDCTEYALAHRADGIAADYAVRQANAAMEATRGASLPQVSAAASRTVGGDSLFSNNTDSADTWSIGIQANWAAFDNNVTQAQVNQKRAAVHKLQQAAEDTREQIALDVQTAYLSLLAAEKNIKTTSVAVEHAVEDFKIAQVRYTAGVGTNLDVTDADEKLVAAQTNYYDALYNYNLSKAALDRAMGLPVDLDTVSYREKVDAKYYKAAKEQAETALYHTDEAAEKMAVEQKLLDEKSQKSRTAKDDAMIPVTHGAPVKTAPVKTAEKDAAAEAAAAGEM
- a CDS encoding MlaD family protein gives rise to the protein MTTEAKVGAFTLLGIAILTAVLLQLQGFSFSTSRNYTIYVGFTQVVGLAPEADVRYAGVLAGKVKAIEPEGTGVRVTLSVHPDIQIPRDARISLAANSVLGDKFVLISPAGSKSTDYLKDGDFVIGTDETSVDSVLENVSEAVADVHDLLGSLNDILGNPRMKESVLGSAENVREVTAHIRDLTAVLGRVALQNEGNMHAMMEEMQIILANLSATTETVRQMAADVSDGGATAANLRLTLLNVARASENIRQVAEELHDITGDPTVREDLKATIHQARAVTEKANDTLDNLSSIETQPSVDILYSGKNRDWITNFNVDVSKEDRPDRFLRVGVEDIGEGNDLNLEVGRTKGRLGARAGLIAGEPGVGLDANVGNRWLFSADAYDPDDFRLRLSAKYRLREDTYLMGQLKDLNRSERRAAYFGLHQSF
- a CDS encoding ABC transporter ATP-binding protein, whose product is MIRLEGVTKSFASHEVLHPLDLCVKDGETLAVIGGSGSGKSTLLRLIIGLIRPTSGRIWIDDAEISQMTENELDRVRLRMGMVFQYSALFDSMTVGENVAFGLREHKRLKEAEIVRIVREKLHLVGLDGSERMMPGELSGGMKKRVSLARAIAIDPSIILYDEPSSGLDPLTSAKIDDLIIETQRNLGVTSVVVTHDMASACRIADRIAMLHKGSLIALDTVEGFRKLEDPRVRAFFRAVETEEKEASL
- a CDS encoding MlaE family ABC transporter permease codes for the protein MMRLLEKIGSFVLERFEWVGSVILLLAAAVKEMCRPLRFRHIFAQMSHLGVDSFAIVSLTMLFTGMVMTLQVAHEFIRFGAQSTIGGVIAIAIGRELGPVLVGVVCAGRVGSAITAEISTMKVTEQIDALRVMATSPIGYLVVPRMIACMCMVPLLTIFGDVIGVFGGWFVAVHYAGIASYTFTNSIHVFAVPHDVTGGLIKAAVFGIVIAVLGAWYGLHAPEGAEGVGRATTKSVVAAIVCIFFLNVFLSFLLY